Proteins co-encoded in one Malus domestica chromosome 09, GDT2T_hap1 genomic window:
- the LOC103442986 gene encoding uncharacterized protein translates to MEVNMEEALKAKEIAEKRFFEKDFAGAITYAVKAKSLYPELEGISHMLATFDVYVASEAKYYGEMDHYKILGLKPSASKYAVKKQYKKMAVLLHPDKNKCVGADGAFKLVSEAVTVLSDTAKKRLYDLQRNKHLAAAVNQPNLSSVHAGGVPGFNNCSSSSASHGRLDTFWTVCTSCKVQYEYLRKYVNKRLSCKNCRGIFIAVESGAAPANGSFPYTPCPWSYMPSNGYANHGFDGVTYVPSNGTFFPGNGVSSLHSGHGYEYTSNMSFQWNSYSGTSAGVAAPHGSSAISPGTVYQSNGNVKKAREKVKSRVNGKRSVTTAVAKVELNVPASFNEPPESKSNGRDKKRKLTVGASFRNGLDEKVSKSALEAKLANGNGSIGNDQKIPSSGELPIRRCSMAPAFDTKRLLLEKARTEILKKLDEFKLASEAAAAAAAVKNTKREAEVRQPEVAQAHKLEIKNTEPLCITVPDPDFHDFDKDRSEESFKPKQIWALYDEEDGMPRLYCLIREVVSVKPFKLVITYLNSKTDSEFGFVNWLDCGFTKSCGNFRARNLDVIEQVNIFSHVLSREKAGRGGCVRIYPRSGDIWAMYRNWSKNWDRSTPGEVRHQYVMVEVLDDYSEDLGVCVSPLVKLSGFKTVYQSNTDKAAIQWIPKREMLRFSHQVPSWLLMGEQSKLPGKCWDLDPAATPDELLHAAVEPEA, encoded by the coding sequence ATGGAAGTTAACATGGAGGAGGCTCTTAAAGCGAAAGAGATCGCTGAGAAGCGATTTTTTGAGAAAGATTTTGCAGGTGCCATCACGTATGCAGTAAAAGCTAAATCACTGTACCCGGAACTGGAGGGCATATCTCATATGCTGGCCACATTTGATGTTTATGTTGCGTCTGAGGCAAAATATTATGGTGAAATGGATCATTATAAAATTCTTGGACTGAAGCCTTCTGCAAGTAAATATGCAGTGAAGAAGCAGTACAAAAAGATGGCTGTTTTGCTCCACCCTGATAAGAACAAATGTGTGGGAGCTGACGGGGCTTTCAAACTTGTTTCTGAAGCAGTTACTGTGTTGTCCGACACTGCTAAGAAAAGATTGTATGATCTTCAGAGAAATAAACACTTGGCAGCCGCAGTTAATCAGCCCAATTTGTCTTCAGTTCACGCTGGTGGGGTTCCAGGTTTCAACAATTGTTCCAGTTCATCAGCATCTCATGGTAGGCTTGACACTTTCTGGACCGTCTGCACTTCTTGCAAGGTTCAGTATGAGTATCTCCGTAAGTATGTGAACAAAAGACTTTCATGTAAAAACTGCCGAGGTATTTTCATTGCTGTGGAATCTGGGGCGGCCCCAGCAAATGGTTCTTTTCCTTATACTCCTTGTCCTTGGTCGTATATGCCTAGCAATGGGTATGCGAATCATGGATTTGATGGGGTTACGTATGTTCCAAGCAATGGCACCTTTTTCCCAGGAAACGGGGTCTCAAGTTTGCATTCTGGACATGGGTATGAATATACTTCAAACATGTCGTTTCAGTGGAACTCATATTCTGGAACCTCTGCTGGTGTTGCAGCTCCTCATGGGTCATCAGCTATATCCCCTGGTACTGTTTATCAGTCAAATGGAAATGTTAAGAAAGCTAGAGAGAAGGTGAAATCAAGAGTGAATGGAAAACGTTCCGTTACAACTGCTGTGGCTAAAGTGGAGCTGAACGTGCCTGCTAGCTTTAATGAGCCGCCTGAATCTAAGAGCAATGGACGGGATAAGAAAAGGAAGCTTACTGTGGGAGCGAGTTTTAGAAATGGGCTTGACGAAAAAGTATCAAAATCTGCTTTAGAAGCAAAACTAGCCAATGGAAATGGGAGCATTGGAAATGATCAGAAAATTCCTAGTTCAGGGGAACTTCCAATTAGACGTTGCTCCATGGCACCGGCTTTTGATACTAAGAGGTTATTGCTTGAAAAGGCAAGAACtgaaattttgaagaaattagACGAGTTTAAGTTGGCATCAGAAGCggcagctgctgctgctgctgtaaAGAACACAAAAAGAGAGGCTGAAGTGCGTCAACCAGAAGTTGCACAAGCACATAAATTAGAGATAAAGAATACTGAGCCTCTCTGCATAACTGTCCCTGACCCCGACTTCCATGATTTTGATAAAGATAGGTCAGAAGAATCTTTCAAGCCAAAGCAAATTTGGGCTTTgtatgatgaagaagatggtaTGCCTCGCCTGTACTGTCTGATTCGTGAAGTGGTTTCTGTAAAACCATTCAAGTTGGTCATTACTTACTTGAACTCTAAAACTGATAGTGAATTCGGGTTCGTGAACTGGCTAGATTGTGGGTTTACCAAATCCTGTGGAAATTTTAGGGCACGGAATCTTGATGTCATTGAGCAAGTTAACATTTTCTCTCATGTTTTGAGCCGGGAGAAAGCAGGCAGAGGAGGCTGTGTTCGGATATACCCCAGAAGCGGAGACATTTGGGCTATGTATCGAAACTGGTCAAAAAATTGGGACAGATCAACTCCAGGTGAAGTGAGGCACCAGTACGTAATGGTGGAAGTTCTTGATGATTACTCCGAAGATCTTGGTGTCTGTGTATCCCCCCTTGTGAAACTGTCTGGATTCAAGACAGTATACCAAAGCAATACAGACAAAGCAGCCATTCAATGGATTCCAAAAAGAGAGATGCTACGCTTCTCGCACCAGGTGCCATCGTGGCTACTCATGGGAGAACAGAGTAAGCTG
- the LOC103442988 gene encoding F-box protein SNE-like, whose product MHQNQNTSSQDSKEKRPKFFINDHIDILVEILKRLDGPSLGVAACVCHLWSTVARNDTIWEHLCFRHVSSPPPCSVRPVVVALGGYKRLYRVCMRPVLSRLSDSEMVKRVWTRDEVQLSLSLFCVDYYERSGRLGAGGGGDASASSLMFLCNTVNV is encoded by the coding sequence AtgcatcaaaaccaaaacacaTCATCACAAGACAGTAAAGAGAAAAGACCCAAGTTCTTCATCAACGACCACATTGACATCCTCGTCGAGATCCTCAAACGCCTCGACGGCCCCTCCCTTGGCGTCGCCGCCTGCGTCTGCCACCTCTGGTCCACAGTCGCCAGAAACGACACCATCTGGGAACACCTTTGCTTCCGACACGTGTCATCTCCCCCACCCTGCTCCGTGAGACCCGTAGTCGTCGCCCTCGGCGGCTACAAGAGGCTCTACAGGGTCTGCATGCGCCCTGTCCTGAGTCGACTCAGTGACTCGGAAATGGTCAAGCGAGTCTGGACGCGGGACGAGGTCCAGCTCTCGCTGTCGTTGTTCTGTGTTGATTACTACGAGAGAAGCGGGAGGCTCGGCGCCGGTGGTGGCGGGGATGCGTCCGCATCGTCTCTCATGTTCCTCTGCAACACTGTGAATGTGTGA